The candidate division WOR-3 bacterium DNA segment ATCCAATCAGCGCCCTTGCCAGACCATAAAGCGCCGCCCTATCTTTCGGGCGGTGTCTCAGGACCTTTTGGTAGGCATTGAGCGCCTTTTTAAAATCCCTCTGTTCTATCCGGGCGATTTCGGCAAGTTCAAGGACACCGGCAGGGGTTGTGTCGCGCTCCAAGAACCTCAAAGCCTCCTCAACTCTACCCATCAGCCGCAAGACCCGCGCACAATCTGCCCAGGCATTTTGCTTTGAGTATACCGTTAGTGCCGCATTGAGAGCTCCGTTCCGCTCGCAATCCTGGGCAAAAAGGTAAAGCTCCTGTTCGCTTAAGACCGTCTGCACAACCCTCACCGCTGCCATCTCCTCACCAGCGCCCAGATAGACCGCTGCCTGCGCCCTTGCCCGTAACTTTGGGTCTTTAATCTTTCCTAATTCTTTAATAACCCGCGGATAATTAGCCTGGCGCCCGTAACCCGAAAGCCGCTCAAGCAGCCGCTGCAGATGCCTTTCATCTTTATTGACAATCTCGCTGATTACTCCTGCCGCCTCTGGCAGGCGACCTGTCTCTTCGTATAGACCTATCAGGAAATCGGCATAATCCATCCTGAAACCGCTGGTTTTCAACGCCCCTTCAAGATACTGAGCCGCAACATTGGGCTCGCCACCTTCGGTTAAAACCTGAGCAATCTCCAAAACTCGCTCAGGCGAACTTTGCAGCAACGCCTGGGCGCGGGTAAGCCCCTCCTGCCGGCGCCTGGTTTTCAAAAGCGCCTCAACAATCCCCAGACCCAGTTCAAAACTTCTCTCTCCCTTCCCCTCCAGCTGGCGCAGAACGGTTAAGAGCGAATCGTAGCGCTCCAAATGCCGGCACACCCTGATAAAGTCCAAAAGCGCCTGCCGGTCCTTGGGGCTGTTTTCCAAAACCGAGCGGTAAACCGCAAACGCCTCTTCAAACTGACCCGCCTGCTCCAAAATCTGGCCGCGATAAGCCTCCTGTGCCCCCAACGCCAGGTGCAAAAGGCAAAATGCAAAGGTCAAAATTTTGCGCATCTATCGCTCCAGGAGTCTCTCAAAATATGCTCGAATCAGCCGCTCATACTCCAAGGGATAACCCTGTTTCAGCGCCCGCAATAGCTCCTCCCGCAAACGCCGGTTCCTCTCACCCAAATCCTCAGGCAGACCCGAAGGCGCCTCTAACTGATACTCCTTTGCGGTTTCGCTCTCCCGCTGTTCCTTGAACCCCTCTTGGCGCAAACTCCGCTGGGCATCAAGCAGTTTATGAACTATTCCCTCCTGGCGCTCAATCAGTTTGCGGTCAATCTGCAGTTCGGAAAGCGCCCTTTCCACCCCTTTCATCTCCTCAAGGAGTTGCTCAAGGCTGCCGGTAAGTCCGGGGCGTTCTCCACCCATAGACTGCAAAAGCTCCTCCAGCTGCCGGCGTAGCGCCTGCTGCTGGGCAAGGAGTTTCATCAACTGTTCCATCTGCCCAGCACCCAAACCTCCCATCGGAATCGGGATTGGCAGACCAGCGGTGCCGGCATTAATCGCCAGCTGTTCTGATGTCATCTGGGAAAGTTGCTCTAAGAGGTTTTGCAGCCCACCAGCAAGACCACCACCCTGTTGCATCTTGTCCGCCGCAGCCAAAAGCATCTCCACCGCCCGGTTCAGACTTTGCCGTGCCGCCTGCATCTGCGCACCCATATTTGCCCCGCGCCTTTCTGCACCCAATGACGCCGCCTCTTTCATAGACTTGAGCGCACGGGCAAGTTCCTGCCCTAATGTTGGCGGTATTGCCATTGTCTGCGCACCCAGACTCAAAAGGCTCTCAGCGCTTATCCTTGTTGCCTCCAAAAGCGCCATCTGCTCATTGGCAATTGCCTGAGGAGCCGCACCCTGCCGCAGTTTCTCCTCCAGCCTTTCCTCCTCTTGGGAGATGGTCAACAGTTCATCACCACCTGCCATCATCCGCCTCAACACCTCAGCTGAACGGCTTTTCTTTAACCCCTCACTCAAATTTTTGAGCCTTTCCTCCATTTCCTTAAAGGACTGTGCCAGTTGCTCACTCCTTTCCTTTGCCAGCTTTTTGTCCCCGGTTGCCAGCTCCTGTTTCATTTTTGCCGCCATCGCCTTGATATCCCTTGCCTTCAGCTGCTCGCCGATTGCCTCTAAGGACTCGGCGATTGCCTCTTCAGAAACCTCATCTGCCAGTTCCTTCATTCCCTTTTCCAAACTGTCAAGTCCTGAATTTATCGCCTCCTGCTGCCTTAAAAGCTCCTCGCCAGTTTCCTTTGCCAGCATCTCGGTTATTTTTGTCTGCTCCCGCTTGAGCTCCTCTGCCTGTTTTGCCAGCGCCTCCAGCTTTACCTCCTCCATAATCCGCTTTAAAAGTTCCAGCGCCCGCTCAATCCCTGCCTGCAGTTTCTCCTGCTCAACCTGAACCCGTTCAAGCGCCTGGCGCAAATCACTGCCGCGCTCACCAAGTTTCCTTGCCAGCTCCTTGAGCGCCTCCTGCAACTCCTTGGGCAATAAACGGGATAGGAGTTCCTGCAACTGCCCCAAACGCTCAAGCGTCTCCTTATCCCAGGACATCCCTTCAAGAATCTCCTGTGCCGCCTTTGCCACATCCTCCTTCAAATCCTCAATCTTTTCCAATAAAGCCGCCTGCTCGTGAACCACATCCTCAAGTCGCCGCCGTTCCTCCCAGGAAAGTTCGCGGTTTTTCTTCAACTCCTCTGCCACCCGCGCAAGCTCCTCGCCAATCCTTGCCTGTTCTCCCTGCAAAGGTTCAAGTTCACTCTGGGTGGTGCCGGTCCTTTCCACCGCCGCCGAATAAATCTCCGGCATCGTGGGAAATCGGACTGAAAAGACCTCGCTCTTGGTGCTCTTGGGACCGGAAATTTGGTCGTTATCACTCACCCGAACAAAATATCTCATCGCCTCGCCCGGGACCAGTCCGGAAGATGAGAGGTCCCAGACATATAATGTGGTGTCCTCAAGTTTGCCATCAAGCCGCCTCAGCCTCACCGCATTAGCGATACTATCTTTACCATAATGGAGCCACAACTCATTTAGCCCGTAATCATCAATGGTGTTTATGCCCAAGAGCACCTTCATACTCATTGGCAGGTCAACATCCCTGCCCGGAATGAAAACCTTGACAAACGGTGGCTCATCAAGAAGCACCCGGACATCAAAACTCGCAGCGCCTCTGAGGTTGCCATCAGCACCTGCCATTTCCACGGTTCCTACCCCATCCTTCATTACCACAAAACTGCCGGAAAATCGGCGCCAATCCCTTTCATCTATCCGCGCCCAAACAGTCTCTTCACCCAAGATTACCCTCGCCCTTTCAACCGTTGCGCTCGCCTCTGCCTCAAAATCAACCCTTGTCCCCTTTAACACCGCCAGTCCGGTGCCACTTACCCGCACCTCGGGCAAACGGGAATATCCTGGTGGGTGACAGATAAATGAGAGCCGTTTGAGTGTCAGGGGCTCAATCAAACCGACACGAAACCAGTCCGAACCCCTGGACAAAACCCTGAAGCGGAATTTGAACCCCTCATTGACAATGATGTTGAACCGGCAACTGTCCCCGTCCAATCTCAGGTTTTTCTTATGTACCCTAAAAGCCCTTGACCCCTCCTGCATCTCCAGCCGCACCCACTTGAAAATCCCCTCAGGTTTTATCCGACAACCCAACTCAACCTCAGAACCGGGTAGAACCGCAGTATCCTGAGGAAATGCTGCAATTGCTATTTCCAACCTTTCTGGTGAAAACCCGTTTAACAGCCCCAGTTCTACCCGTTGCTTGTCAATCCCGAAATAGCCTAAAAACAGCCCGATACTTAAAACCGCAAAAAGCCCTGACCACAAGAGCCTTTTTTGGGGCATAATCTTATTCAGGGGTAATGGCTTCAGCGCCTCCTC contains these protein-coding regions:
- a CDS encoding tetratricopeptide repeat protein: MRKILTFAFCLLHLALGAQEAYRGQILEQAGQFEEAFAVYRSVLENSPKDRQALLDFIRVCRHLERYDSLLTVLRQLEGKGERSFELGLGIVEALLKTRRRQEGLTRAQALLQSSPERVLEIAQVLTEGGEPNVAAQYLEGALKTSGFRMDYADFLIGLYEETGRLPEAAGVISEIVNKDERHLQRLLERLSGYGRQANYPRVIKELGKIKDPKLRARAQAAVYLGAGEEMAAVRVVQTVLSEQELYLFAQDCERNGALNAALTVYSKQNAWADCARVLRLMGRVEEALRFLERDTTPAGVLELAEIARIEQRDFKKALNAYQKVLRHRPKDRAALYGLARALIG